A single region of the Brassica rapa cultivar Chiifu-401-42 chromosome A03, CAAS_Brap_v3.01, whole genome shotgun sequence genome encodes:
- the LOC103862599 gene encoding uncharacterized protein LOC103862599 gives MATNCDNVIDLSPAKTTWKIKVKIIRLWRQYSAGDIDSIEMVLIDSNGDTIQATLNEVLVPIFEPFLEQDDSKILIIFSLTPACGSYRLTKHPYKISFIATTRIRLCDDLPYRLTGFTPVNFREILDGTLSPEYLIDIMGQIVEVSHVEIVSLNGKDTEKISLLLKNEADVRLPLVVWGKVALDLSEAIQLLSDRTLICVMKFGKIKVWKEEEDYFVKTPQKTISDILETRKVERCYVRCPIAAIENDMGWYYITCKVCGTKLDMLHNNFHPGGTYELDVRCMLYCTKCKMLNPKLKLRYKLHLVVLDNTGHTKLLVLDNIALQLLHQPCFNPTTHITSEIMEPNVLRSALKNLVGKTYLFKIIIDTTNYQCEDDTFKVQKIITSPYMLNEFDVSSYPKGGSNTFYPDFSHRFEEQEGGVLVTESSSVDSPPNVKPPVKREGSPIEKIEPAFYQISANNQSPLVTIKKAKTEKSG, from the exons ATGGCTACTAATTGTGACAACGTTATCGACTTGAGTCCTGCGAAAACTACATGGAAAATCAAGGTCAAGATTATTCGTCTATGGAGACAATACTCTGCAGGCGATATTGACAGTATTGAGATGGTGTTAATTGATTCAAAT GGGGATACGATTCAAGCAACTCTGAATGAGGTTCTGGTTCCGATCTTTGAACCTTTTCTCGAACAAGATGATTCGAAGATACTCATCATTTTTTCGCTGACTCCAGCATGTGGCTCCTATCGATTAACCAAGCATCCTTACAAAATTTCGTTCATAGCCACCACTCGGATTCGACTTTGTGACGATTTGCCGTACAGATTGACTGGTTTCACCCCTGTTAATTTTCGGGAAATCTTAGACGGAACTCTCAGTCCTGAATACTTGATCG aTATTATGGGTCAGATTGTAGAGGTATCTCATGTTGAAATCGTATCTCTCAATGGGAAGGACACGGAAAAGATTTCATTACTCTTAAAAAATGAAGC AGATGTTAGGCTGCCATTGGTTGTATGGGGAAAGGTTGCACTGGATCTAAGCGAAGCAATTCAACTTCTATCTGATAGAACTCTCATTTGTGTTATGAAGTTTGGGAAAATCAAAGTATGGAAag aggaagaagactacTTCGTGAAAACGCCACAGAAAACAATATCTGATATTTTGGAGACAAGAAAG gttgaGAGGTGCTATGTGAGGTGCCCTATAGCTGCAATTGAAAATGATATGGGTTGGTACTATATTACTTGCAAAGTGTGTGGTACAAAGCTAGATATGTTGCATAATAACTTTCACCCAGGAGGAACCTATGAACTGGATGTTCGTTGTATGCTATACTGTACTAAGTGCAAAATGCTTAATCCTAAGCTCAAGCTAAG GTACAAGTTGCATTTGGTAGTATTAGATAATACAGGCCACACCAAGTTGTTGGTTTTAGATAATATTGCCCTTCAATTGCTCCATCAGCCTTGCTTTAATCCAACGACACATATCACAAGTGAA atCATGGAACCCAATGTTTTGCGCAGCGCTCTGAAGAATTTAGTTGGTAAAACGTATTTGTTTAAGATCATTATAGATACTACCAATTATCAGTGCGAGGACGACACGTTCAAGGTTCAGAAGATTATCACCAGCCCATATATGCTAAACGAGTTTGACGTGTCCTCATATCCTAAG GGAGGTTCGAATACGTTTTACCCTGATTTTTCTCATCGGTTCGAAGAGCAAGAG GGTGGTGTGCTGGTAACCGAAAGTTCTTCTGTTGACTCTCCACCTAATGTGAAGCCTCCTGTTAAACGTGAAGGATCCCCAATCGAAAAAATAGAGCCAGCCTTTTACCAGATTTCTGCTAACAATCAATCTCCATTGGTAACTATCAAGAAAGCGAAGACTGAAAAAAGTGGCTGA
- the LOC103862602 gene encoding uncharacterized protein LOC103862602, which produces MALELRNSADERLQTVLWGSFATDVMEAIQMRREQAIICVIRFGKIKVWKGKFRFILFICNLYCQRQFSHRAFYYIQLNTLFTLTDERSISNAYNVSAVELNPPLAEVDSFLALLPKDELALAIVDPKPLSIVSAVSEKDDFFKNTPRKTLSQLSETRQIAKCIVMCTVAAIDSDMGWYYLSCKVCAKKVLHVPNDTIDDEDDENSIMFSYYCPKCKVSNPKLLPRYKLHLIVVDSSGKSKFLLFDNLAVELIHQPCISLAGPNADELEEPAEIPLALKNLVGKTYLFKVGIERENFVYNHDTYKVTKIITNDEIICEFDTKVYPKLPSLTYTGDNTIISDAPEGSLMLSAESSQEVERTDLTPAKRRGTSIVNLEEADDQNSVTRIPCSTRIKKEKIEKSG; this is translated from the exons ATGGCCTTGGAACTACGAAATTCAGC TGATGAGCGTCTACAGACGGTTTTATGGGGAAGTTTTGCAACGGATGTGATGGAAGCTATCCAAATGCGTAGGGAGCAAGCTATTATCTGTGTCATCAGATTTGGGAAGATCAAAGTTTGGAAAGGCAAGTTTCgctttatattatttatttgtaactTATATTGTCAACGTCAGTTCTCTCATAGGGCCTTTTACTATATACAACTGAATACATTGTTTACTTTAACAGATGAGCGCAGCATATCCAATGCGTACAATGTCTCTGCTGTCGAACTTAATCCACCCCTGGCTGAAGTAGATTCTTTTCTTGCATT GTTACCGAAGGACGAATTGGCTTTAGCAATAGTTGACCCAAAGCCATTGTCTATTGTCTCTGCTGTATCTGAAAaggatgatttttttaaaaacacacCAAGGAAAACCTTATCTCAGTTGTCTGAAACGAGACAG ATTGCGAAGTGTATCGTGATGTGCACCGTTGCCGCCATTGATTCTGATATGGGATGGTATTATTTAAGTTGCAAAGTCTGTGCAAAGAAGGTTTTGCATGTGCCTAACGACACTATTGATGATGAGGATGACGAAAATTCCATAATGTTCAGTTACTATTGTCCTAAATGCAAAGTTTCCAATCCCAAACTTCTACCAAG GTACAAGCTGCATTTGATTGTCGTGGACAGTTCTGGGAAATCAAAGTTTCTCTTATTTGATAATCTTGCTGTTGAGTTAATTCATCAGCCTTGCATTTCATTGGCTGGACCTAATGCTGATGAG CTTGAGGAACCGGCTGAAATACCCCTTGCTCTTAAGAATTTGGTTGGAAAGACTTATTTGTTCAAGGTTGGTATTGAAAGAGAAAACTTTGTCTACAACCATGATACTTACAAGGTCACAAAGATTATCACCAATGATGAGATAATATGTGAGTTCGATACAAAGGTCTACCCAAAG CTACCAAGTCTAACCTATACAGGCGACAATACGATAATCTCAGATGCACCAGag GGTTCCCTCATGCTATCTGCTGAGTCTTCTCAAGAAGTTGAACGAACTGATCTTACTCCAGCAAAACGCCGAGGGACGTCTATTGTTAACTTGGAAGAAGCAGATGATCAGAATTCGGTTACAAGGATTCCATGTAGTACTAGAATCAAGAAGGAAAAGATTGAAAAAAGTGGCTAA
- the LOC103862601 gene encoding replication protein A 70 kDa DNA-binding subunit B-like — protein MASFSSVTDLKPFKSMWKIRVRIIRLWKQFSAAGGLTIEMVVVDANGVKIHASVMKDLVTKFDPFLSQGSSKIFINFSVGHSYGSYRTTKHPYKISFLETTRVRSCESPIEVSGFDPAIYSDILDGSLNSDYLVDVIGQIVKVSPIEVVTVNGKDTNKISLELRNSNDERLQTVLWGVFPTDVMEAIQMRRNYAIICVIRFGKINVWKDERSISNAYNVSDVSLNPPMVEVDDFIAVLPKDQLVLAIVDPKPLSAVCGVSQKDDFFVHTPRKTISQLSDARNVEKCIVMCTIASIDSDMGWYYLSCKVCAKKVLNVPNDFDEDGNDDDPIMFTYYCPNCKVSNPNLLPRYKLHLIVLDSTGSSKFVLFDNLAIQLLHQPCTELVGANADEIQDPAAIPLALNNLIGKTYLFKVGIERENYLYKNDTYIISKVITNHDIITEFQTIVHPKKPSVTYSCDNSILMVSDESSQECEGTDLTPAKRRGTLIDNLEAAVDHNSLTRSPCNTGIKKEKTEESG, from the exons ATGGCTTCTTTCAGCAGTGTGACTGATCTGAAACCTTTCAAATCAATGTGGAAGATCAGGGTAAGGATCATTCGTCTTTGGAAGCAGTTCTCCGCTGCAGGAGGTTTAACAATTGAGATGGTGGTGGTCGACGCTAAC GGAGTGAAGATTCATGCATCTGTGATGAAGGATTTGGTTACTAAATTTGATCCATTTCTTTCTCAGGGTAGTTCTAAGATATTTATCAACTTCTCAGTGGGACACTCATATGGTTCGTACCGAACTACTAAACACCCATACAAGATTTCATTCCTTGAAACCACACGTGTAAGAAGTTGCGAGTCTCCTATTGAGGTTTCCGGGTTTGATCCTGCTATCTACAGTGATATACTTGATGGGTCACTCAATTCAGACTACTTGGTTG ATGTCATTGGGCAAATTGTTAAAGTCTCTCCAATTGAAGTTGTCACCGTCAATGGGAAAGACACAAACAAGATTTCCTTGGAACTAAGAAATTCTAA TGACGAACGTCTACAGACGGTTTTGTGGGGTGTTTTTCCAACGGATGTTATGGAAGCTATCCAAATGCGTAGGAACTATGCTATAATCTGTGTCATCAGATTTGGGAAGATAAATGTTTGGAAAG ATGAGCGCAGCATATCCAATGCATACAATGTCTCGGATGTCTCACTTAATCCACCTATGGTGGAAGTTGATGATTTTATTGCAGT GTTACCGAAGGACCAATTGGTTTTAGCCATTGTCGATCCTAAACCATTGTCTGCTGTCTGTGGTGTTTCGCAAAAGGATGATTTTTTTGTCCACACACCAAGGAAAACCATATCTCAGTTGTCTGACGCTAGAAAT gTTGAGAAGTGTATTGTGATGTGCACCATTGCATCCATTGATTCTGATATGGGATGGTATTATTTAAGTTGCAAAGTGTGTGCAAAGAAGGTTTTGAATGTGCCTAATGACTTTGATGAAGATGGGAATGACGACGATCCCATAATGTTCACATACTATTGTCCTAACTGCAAAGTTTCGAATCCCAACCTTCTACCTAG GTACAAGCTGCATTTGATTGTTTTAGACAGTACTGGAAGTTCAAAATTCGTCTTATTCGACAATCTTGCTATTCAGCTACTTCATCAGCCTTGCACTGAACTGGTAGGAGCCAATGCTGATGAG ATTCAGGATCCGGCTGCTATACCTCTTGCCCTAAACAATTTGATTGGAAAGACTTATTTGTTCAAGGTTGGTATTGAAAGAGAAAACTATCTCTATAAGAATGACACTTACATAATCAGTAAGGTTATCACCAACCATGATATAATCACTGAGTTCCAAACAATCGTCCATCCAAAG AAACCAAGTGTAACCTATAGTTGCGACAACTCCATCCTCATGGTGTCTGATGAGTCATCGCAAGAATGTGAAGGGACTGATCTCACTCCCGCAAAACGCAGAGGAACGCTCATTGATAACTTGGAGGCAGCAGTTGATCATAATTCTTTAACAAGGTCTCCATGTAATACTGGAATCAAGAAGGAAAAGACCGAGGAAAGTGGCTAA
- the LOC103862690 gene encoding uncharacterized protein LOC103862690 yields the protein MTKDDLCNVKMQKDARSHRLNMLCQKRKCQRGDSPTDHAKQSENQPVSSTDAATDIAISSVELYGREPNKRTYEQEFTSQKGHISGQPLEQKNVKFNSNGIPPAHPAVSLPGTESFTNLLQSMVTQNRVFTPDSYTRPFVHNSVGTSNHVSPQVHPTSYLPNQTTFTQLLQSVMTHSSVVGGLHTQKETTDVSPMNIRQMNGTGNSAISSIDSDSEESCDDIWGVDTTTGENDYHFNSETESEDDIQIVEEQQEEFINDAPASLGMIVSDTRNKRKRTKSASSTGRIEGYKDDGDIENECPVCGALFWLNERISRNRKTKTPVFTMCCMRGKVKLPLLKEPPEFLQALLTNEDVISKHFRDNIRPLNMMFSFTSLGGKIDNSVNRGKGPKVFKLHGENYHLIGNMKPKANEKAKFSQLYIHDTENEVQNRISALR from the exons ATGACAAAAGATGATCTGTGCAACGTCAAAATGCAAAAAGATGCTAGATCTCACCGGCTTAACATGTTGTGCCAAAAGAGAAAATGTCAACGCGGAGATAGTCCTACTGACCACGCAAAACAATCTGAGAATCAGCCAGTATCTTCAACAGATGCTGCAACAG ATATTGCCATTTCTTCAGTTGAACTTTATGGAAGGGAGCCAAATAAGAGGACATATGAACAAGAGTTTACCAGCCAAAAAGGCCATATATCAGGccaaccattggagcaaaagaatgttaaatttaattccAATGGCATTCCACCAGCTCATCCTGCCGTTTCTTTACCCGGCACAGAGAGTTTCACAAACCTACTGCAGTCAATGGTTACACAGAATAGGGTTTTCACCCCTGATTCTTATACACGACCATTTGTGCATAACAGCGTGGGTACTTCAAACCATGTCAGTCCTCAAGTGCATCCGACCAGCTATTTACCCAACCAAACAACATTTACCCAATTGCTTCAATCAGTGATGACACATAGTAGTGTAGTGGGGGGTCTACATACGCAGAAGGAAACAACTGATGTCAGTCCTATGAACATTAGGCAAATGAATGGTACCGGGAATTCGGCTATCTCATCAATTGACTCAGACTCTGAAG AAAGCTGTGACGACATCTGGGGTGTAGATACAACCACTGGCGAAAATGATTATCATTTTAATTCAGAAACAGAGAGTGAAGATGATATTCAAATAGTTGAGGAACAGCAAGAGGAGTTCATTAATGATGCACCTGCATCTTTGGGAATGATTGTTTCTGATACCAGAAACAAACGTAAAAGAACTAAGTCTGCTTCCTCGACAGGTCGCATAGAAG GGTACAAAGATGACGGTGACATAGAAAATGAATGTCCAGTTTGTGGAGCACTATTTTGGTTGAATGAGCGAATAAGTAGGAATCGGAAAACTAAAACACCTGTCTTCACTATGTGCTGTATGAGGGGAAAAGTTAAACTTCCACTATTGAAGGAACCTCCGGAGTTTCTACAAGCCCTTTTAACCAACGAGGATGTTATCAGTAAACATTTCCGTGATAATATTAGACCGCTCAACATGATGTTTTCATTTACCTCACTTGGAGGAAAAATTGATAACTCGGTAAACCGTGGAAAAGGTCCTAAAGTTTTTAAACTACACGGTGAGAATTATCATTTGATTGGGAATATGAAACCAAAGGCTAATGAAAAAGCCAAGTTCTCTCAGTTATACATACATGATACTGAGAATGAGGTTCAGAATAGAATTTCAGCTTTGAGGTAA
- the LOC117132767 gene encoding uncharacterized protein LOC117132767, translating into MLRFFLLLIYSGNSERSKIREDLLESIMKMLRECNVHVKTFRNAMERFNDEVESQDLSLVLIHNRQKDGRVYNLPTSSEVAALVVGDFRLNMDKRDIILEKNSGKLKRINELHPCYLPLQYPLIFPYGEDGFRLGIKHGFTGNTKNKKPNITMREFFAYRIQIRKLGSQVLLLSRRLLQQFLVDAYTMIETHRLRYIRKNQANLRSLNFSKFVAAANQGFSSLPIEGNRIIIPSSFTGGPRYMHQMYVDAMTICKYYGFPDLFITFTCNPKWPELTRYFSKYNLRAEDRPDLCCRLFKIKLDSLMYDLTKKHLLGKTVSGMYFDLGLICIYIDLYC; encoded by the coding sequence ATGTTgcgtttttttcttctattaatTTACAGTGGGAATTCAGAGAGAAGTAAAATTAGAGAAGATTTGCTGGAGTCTATTATGAAGATGTTAAGAGAGTGTAATGTTCATGTGAAGACGTTCCGGAATGCCATGGAAAGATTCAATGATGAAGTCGAAAGTCAAGATTTATCTCTGGTTCTAATCCATAACCGCCAGAAGGATGGTCGAGTTTACAATCTCCCAACTTCGTCTGAGGTTGCTGCGTTAGTTGTTGGAGATTTCCGACTTAATATGGATAAAAGGGATATAATTTTGGAGAAAAATTCAGGAAAGCTCAAAAGGATCAATGAGTTGCATCCTTGCTATCTACCACTTCAATATCCTCTTATTTTCCCGTATGGAGAAGATGGATTTCGATTGGGGATCAAACATGGTTTTACAGGAAACACCAAAAATAAGAAACCGAATATAACTATGCGAGAATTTTTTGCATATCGGATTCAAATCCGTAAGCTTGGTTCTCAAGTACTTCTTCTTTCAAGGCGCTTACTGCAGCAGTTTTTGGTCGACGCTTACACAATGATCGAAACTCATAGGCTTCGTTACATAAGGAAAAATCAGGCTAATCTACGGTCTTTGAACTTCAGTAAGTTCGTGGCGGCTGCAAATCAGGGATTTTCTTCGCTTCCTATTGAAGGAAACCGTATCATCATACCCTCATCTTTCACAGGTGGTCCTCGGTACATGCATCAGATGTATGTGGACGCAATGACTATATGCAAATATTATGGGTTTCCTGATTTATTTATCACCTTCACATGTAACCCTAAATGGCCAGAGTTGACAAGATATTTTTCAAAGTATAACCTGAGAGCTGAGGACAGACCAGATCTCTGTTGCAGATTATTCAAAATTAAGCTTGATAGCTTGATGTATGATCTAACTAAGAAGCACTTGCTTGGAAAAACAGTGTCTGGTATGTATTTTGATTTGGGTctaatttgtatttatattgatCTTTACTGTTAA
- the LOC117132768 gene encoding uncharacterized protein LOC117132768, with amino-acid sequence MSTQPRLGRKKPLMKLKSILMQGKIHCSLEIFFFMHLCIVLYTNVSRACSTIYCLRLTDYKHKSFKFSLFFSCMCRYISACESTWRIFAFPTHYRSTPVEKLTFHLEGDQPVIYRQGDTVDTVMARVKTAKTMFLAWFDCCEKYPEARLLTYAELPTKFIYDAKASVWKICKKGIAIGRLTPVSPSAGALYYLRVLINKVKGPRSYDDIKTVDGILCPSYEDACYKLGLLDDDKEYIEGLKECSFWATGSYVRNLFAQMLISESLSTPKLVWDSTKDILSEDVLYLERKKRRNPSMFLKYFDKEKINVYH; translated from the coding sequence ATGTCAACACAGCCGAGGTTGGGGAGGAAGAAACCGTTGATgaaattaaaaagtattttgaTGCAAGGTAAAATACATTGCTCtcttgaaatatttttctttatgcaTTTATGTATTGTACTTTATACCAACGTCAGCCGAGCATGTTCTACAATATACTGTTTAAGGTTAACTGATTATAAGCATAAGAGTTTTAAATTCAGTTTATTCTTTTCTTGCATGTGTAGATACATTTCTGCTTGCGAATCAACATGGAGAATTTTTGCCTTTCCAACTCATTACCGATCTACACCTGTTGAGAAACTTACGTTTCACCTAGAAGGAGATCAACCCGTCATTTATAGGCAGGGTGATACAGTTGACACGGTTATGGCTCGGGTTAAGACAGCAAAGACGATGTTCTTAGCTTGGTTTGATTGTTGCGAGAAATATCCCGAAGCTAGACTTCTCACGTATGCCGAACTTCCAACAAAATTCATATACGATGCGAAGGCAAGTGTTTGGAAAATATGCAAAAAAGGCATTGCTATTGGAAGGTTAACACCAGTTTCTCCAAGTGCGGGAGCACTTTATTATCTGAGGGTATTGATTAATAAGGTTAAAGGTCCAAGGTCTTATGATGACATCAAGACAGTAGATGGAATTCTTTGCCCAAGTTATGAGGATGCATGTTATAAGCTTGGTTTGTTGGATGATGACAAAGAATATATCGAAGGTCTAAAAGAGTGTAGTTTCTGGGCAACAGGAAGTTATGTTCGCAATCTCTTTGCACAAATGTTAATATCTGAAAGCTTATCCACGCCAAAATTGGTTTGGGATTCAACTAAAGACATTTTGTCCGAAGACGTTCTATACCTAGAACGTAAAAAGCGGCGAAATCCAAGTAtgtttcttaaatattttgacaaagaaaaaataaacgtATATCACTAA
- the LOC117132769 gene encoding ATP-dependent DNA helicase PIF1-like has protein sequence MIADFILTEEQIENKTLLMIDKLLRKKNTSLERWTTMPQPIDNDQQSHDNQLLQDELNYPQEELRLRHQELFAQLTDEQRSVYEEIMASVNTSSGGVYFVYGYGGTGKTFIWNLLSAAIRSRGDIVLNVASSGIAALLLPGGRTAHSRFSIPINPDEFSTCKIQPGSDQAELISKASLIIWDEAPMMSKHCFEALDRSLCDIMQTTDETPFGGKVVVFGGDFRQILPVIPKGNRADIVMASLNSSYLWKYCKVLQLTKNMRLFSEQDNSAAEEIAEFSKWILDVGDGKINEPNSGETMIDIPEDILITQCDDPIEAIVSEVYGTTFKDSKDPIFFRERAILSPTNEDVDVINNYMLDHLTGEERIYLSSDSIDPADTKSKDDSVFTPEFLNSIKTSGLPNHSLRLRIGTPVMLLRNLDTTEGLCNGTRLQITQVGNHLLEAKVITGTRAGERVFLHRMLITPTDSKLPFKMRRRQFPLKVAFAMTINKSQGQTLATVGLFLPRPVFSHGQLYVAVSRVKSRKGLKILITDKVGKPQRSTMNVVYKEVFQNLFEEKDI, from the exons ATGATTGCAGATTTCATCTTGACGGAAGAACAGATTGAGAATAAGACATTGCTCATGATAGATAAGTTGTTGCggaaaaaaaatacatcattGGAACGATGGACGACGATGCCGCAGCCAATTGATAATGATCAACAATCACATGATAATCAGCTTCTCCAAGATGAGTTGAATTACCCGCAGGAAGAGTTGCGCTTAAGACACCAGGAACTTTTTGCACAATTAACAGATGAGCAGAGGAGTGTTTACGAAGAAATTATGGCCTCTGTCAATACGTCATCAGGAGGGGTCTATTTTGTTTATGGATATGGAGGAACCGGGAAAACGTTTATCTGGAATCTTCTTTCAGCTGCTATTCGTTCAAGAGGTGATATTGTTCTCAATGTTGCTTCTAGCGGAATTGCAGCTTTACTATTACCTGGAGGAAGAACTGCTCATTCCAGATTTAGCATTCCTATTAACCCTGATGAATTCTCGACGTGCAAGATCCAACCAGGTAGTGATCAGGCAGAATTAATATCTAAAGCTTCTCTGATAATCTGGGACGAAGCACCTATGATGAGTAAACATTGCTTTGAAGCTTTAGATCGTAGTCTCTGTGAcattatgcagactacagatGAAACTCCTTTCGGTGGTAAAGTTGTAGTATTTGGAGGTGATTTCAGACAAATACTACCAGTTATTCCAAAAGGAAACCGAGCTGATATAGTTATGGCTTCTCTTAACTCTTCATATTTGTGGAAATACTGCAAAGTTTTGCAGCTAACCAAAAATATGAGACTCTTTTCAGAACAGGATAATAGTGCAGCTGAGGAGATTGCAGAATTTTCAAAATGGATTTTGGATGTAGGAGATGGAAAGATTAATGAGCCAAACAGTGGAGAAACTATGATTGACATTCCGGAGGATATTTTGATAACTCAATGTGATGATCCTATTGAGGCTATAGTTTCAGAGGTTTATGGGACAACTTTCAAAGACTCAAAAGACCCAATATTTTTTCGAGAGCGAGCAATCCTGTCTCCAACTAACGAAGATGTTGATGTCATCAACAACTACATGCTTGATCACCTAACTG GGGAGGAGAGAATTTATCTGAGTTCAGATAGTATTGATCCTGCTGATACGAAATCTAAAGATGACTCGGTATTTACACCTGAATTTCTTAATAGTATCAAAACATCAGGGTTACCTAATCATTCTTTACGACTGAGGATTGGTACACCGGTTATGTTATTAAGGAATCTTGATACTACCGAAGGTTTGTGCAACGGTACGAGGTTGCAAATTACCCAAGTTGGTAATCATCTTCTCGAAGCTAAGGTGATAACAGGAACTAGAGCTGGTGAGAGGGTCTTCTTACATCGTATGCTCATTACACCTACAGATTCTAAGCTTCCCTTCAAAATGAGGCGTAGGCAATTTCCTTTGAAAGTTGCTTTTGCCATGACAATTAATAAAAGTCAAGGTCAAACACTAGCCACAGTTGGTTTGTTTCTACCTAGACCCGTATTCTCGCATGGGCAGTTGTATGTGGCTGTGTCTAGAGTGAAATCCAGGAAAGGGTTAAAGATTTTAATTACAGACAAAGTTGGGAAGCCACAGAGGTCAACCATGAATGTCGTTTACAAAGAAGTTTTTCAGAATTTGTTTGAAGAAAAAGACATATAA